TCAGGGAGGCAAATTTGACATCCTTCTGTTTTAGGGGGCGGGGTGCGTGTTCTTTGAGAAGGCGGAGATCGCTACTAGTTTCATGACGACATCAGTGCCAGTAGAAATTTCTCCAGGTAGCCGACACTTCAAAGCGACGGTTAAAAGTGTCGACCATGACGTAATTTCTGTCggcgaccatttcaaaagtgtcggcGACATAAGTATAAATTGGGGGCGGGATCACCTCTGTTTGGATGTAAGAAGCACGTTGTAGGTAATAACTACTTTGTAAATTGATTTCTCTTCTTTAATTGTTTAATATACAGCGAGACAAGAGTGGGACGTCACCTTAgaccagacctgggcaaagtgcggccctttggctgtccctgtgcggcccgcggaggtcaattgtaaattaggaatcaaacgtaaaacctgtacttattatacggctcttcagaatgttccaaaaagttcctttgatttgaatgggccatccaaacgttcgcaggtctgtaatttctttatattcactgctgcgaaaaatgtatgactgctgtcattggcaacgggttttgtgcttataattcacatctttcatatcattccgcaacgcaagtagtccggtcattaacgtaactgaaagtcattgaaacttgaagtcagaaggtgggttgctgagttgcttcgcatttgcgtgaagaactaaacggcaacaaaatcattaaaaagaggtattttggagaaatgtcttctattgttttggcaagtaaccgtataataagcgggatgttttttttatttccgtaggcctacattcgtgcgtgtgtgcgtcactgcgaccatttgcgctgataaaaattgatattactattcatttgtatactattgcattgcaagcttgctctcgtgtgtgtgtgtttgccatgtgtattgattgtctgggaacacctttgatactgcaaaaacatgctcattttcaaaatcgttttggtgaatgttgattaaataatgttgccgtttttactatgcctgcaccaattttttttgatagcctaaatgtaacatctactcttaccagtagcagttaatcaaaaccatacaatgtaatgttttttttataaagagatacaacttatattgagcagaattgagttcagcctattggtccggccctccacaacagtcccactatctcatgtggccccctggggaaattaattgcccacccctgcctTAGACGGAGGGTGGCGATCGGAAGGTGGCAGTTCATTGGGGAATGGCCAAACCGGAAGGACTGGCGGTAGCAGAATTGAGTGAGGAGATAGAGGATGAGGAAGCGGGAGAAACAAACATTGGAAAATGGGTGGAAGTAATATCTAGGaagggaaaaaggaaaaaaaggacaaatagcGGTAATAGTTCAAGTGATGGTCTGGATTCGGGTGAGGAAAATCGTAGCGAAAATGTAAGACAACAGGAAGAAATAAAGGTAAAACTTCAGTTTGATTCTCCAAGTTCGTTAAACCCACTGAAAATATCTAAAGCGTTACACGACGCTGTAGGATCTGTATCAGTTAAGCCATTGAGAGATGGAAATGTAATCATTACATGCGTTGATAGCAGACAAAAAGACCTTTTGGTTAAAATGACAACCTTGGAGGGGAAGAAAAtcaagtgtgttttgtgggagaggaaaagaatagTACAAGGAGTGATCACAGGGGTCTCAACTGAGTTGACCAACAAAGAGATTATGAGAAATGTGACGGGAGCTAGAGTGGAAAGGGTGAAGACGTATAACAAAGACGGGGTGAAAAAGGAGAGTTTATCCATACTGTTGTCCATGAGAGAGGAAAGATTACCAACGAGAATTAGGGTAGGCTACATGAGCTACCAAGTGCGTGAGTACATCCCACCACCGCTCAGGTGCTTTAAATGTCAGAAATTTGGGCATGTAGCAGCAATATGTAGAGGGAAAGCGAGGTGTGGcaagtgtggaggagaggatcaTGAGTATGGTAAATGTGAGCAAGGTACTAAGGTTAGATGCTGTAATTGTGGTGGCGAGCATAGTGCTGCATATAAAGGGTGTGATGCGCATAAACGTGCAGCAGAGGTTCAGCGAATAATGGAGGAAAAGGTGACATATgctgaagcaaaaaaaacaagttaagGCAAAAAAGGAAACAGCGATACCATCAGGAGCTGGTCCAGGAATACCTGGGCAGAAACAGCACTGGCACTCTCAGGGAATCAAACAAATTGGAAGGGATGCAAATACAACATACATTGCAGTGGAAAATGTAAAGTTTGTAGCTTTCCTAGCGGAAGTGATCAACTGTTCTGCCCAAACAtcgagtaagacagagagaattaAAATCATCATAAGAGCGGCACAGAAATACATTGGTATGGGGGAAAAACCTATAGAAAGTATCAATGATATCTTACTAGCAGAGGTAGGTCTAGAAgaatcacaaacaaaatgacTTAATTGCAAATGGTCAGGAACTTATTGAGGAAATAGGAAACATGGTTAAAACCATCACTTGAGTTCATTATACATGGATACACAGCAGTGCGCAAAGATAGGGATACTACAGGAGGTGGAGTGGCTACGTTTATTCAACAAGGGATTAATTATAGAAATATAACTTTGAATATAGATGTAGAGGTAGTCCTGGTTGATATATGGGTAGATAAAACTAGAACTAAAATCATCAACTTTTATAATCCTTGTAAAAGAATTTTGAGAGACACGCTAGACAGTTTGTATGAGGGGGGGGAATGGAAAGGTAATATTATGTGGAGATTTTAATGCTCACAACACTCTGTGGGGAGGAATTAAAATGGATGAGAATGGGAGTACTATTGAGGAATTTATGGATGACAATAAGTTGGTTTGTTTAAATGATGGAAGAGGCACCAGGTTTGATGCATATCATGGAACAGAGTCTGTATTAGATCTTATGATAGTATCTGATCAGATAGCAGGGGTAAGTCAGTGGGAGGTTAATGGGAATTCTCTTGGTAGTGACCATTATATCATCTGGGTTAGTGTTAGGAATCAAAATATGTGTTTAGAGGATAATTGGTTTCCAAAATGGAAAATGAGAGGCAAACTGGGGGTTATATAACTTTAAGGTGAGTGGTAAGCTGATGGAAATAATATCAGATAGGAGTAGTGATGTTGATGAATTAAACTAAAAAATTACCAATATATTGTGTGAGGCAGCAGAGGAGGTTATTGGTAAATCTTCTGGCATGAGGAAAAGGAAAATGGTACCTTGGTGGTCAGATGACTGCAACGAAGTGGTTAAATCCAGAAATAGCCTTCAGaaatattaaatcaaatcaTTCATATACCAATTTAATGGATTTTAAAAGAGCACAGTCTAAGGTAAAACGAGTTGTGAGAGAGGCTAAAAGGAAGTATTGGCGTGAATTTTGTGGTAAGATAGGGGCAGAAGTTAAAGTGGGTGATGTTTGGAACATGATTAAAAAGATGGGAGGCATTCGAAGGGAATTCTCTGTACCTGTGATTAAAGATAATGATGTAGTGACTAATCAAGAGAAAGCTGAGATGCTTGCAAAAGGTTTTGTCAAGGTTCATAGCTCAAAAAACCTAACAGCTGAAGAATTATCTTGGAGACTTAAAGTAATGGAGGAAAATAAAGGAATATTAGGAAAACAGGCAAATAGTGAGAGCGTACTTGAGAAGGAGTTTACTTTATTTGAGCTTAAGAGAGCATTAAATGGGGCCAAGAATACTTCACCAGGGAAAGATGGTATATGCTACAAAATGATTAAGGAGATAGATGACGTGGCTAAGTATGGAATTTTAAAACTTTATAATAAGATTTGGGAGCAAGGGAAATTGCCTTTGTGTTGGAAACACTCTGTAGTGATTCCAATTGGAAAACCAGGAAAGGACAGAACTGAAGTTAAAAGTTATAGGCCAATTGCATTAACATCTAATTTATGTAAGGTGATGGAAAGAATGATTGTTAGAAGGTTAATGTATGAGGGTGAAAAGAAAGGTCTATTCTCCAACCATCAGAGCGGGTTCCGTAGTGGACGGACTACAATGGACCCTGTTGTATGCATGGAAAATATAATAAGGAAAGCACAAAATAGCAAGGATTTAGTTTTGGCCACATTATTTTACATAGAAAAGGCATATGATATGCTATGGAAGGAGGGGTTTGGTAATCTAGTTGAATAGGATGGGCATTGGTGGGAAGATGTTCAATTGGATCAGAGACTTCTTAAAAGAAAGAACTATAGAAGTTAGAGTTGGGGTTGACTTTTCCAAGACTTATTCTATAGAAAATGGTACACCTCAAGGTAGTGTATGCAGTCCAGTGTTTTTCAACTTAATGATTAATGATGTAAGAATAAACAGAGCATTATATGCTGATGATGGAGCCTTGTGGATAAGAGGGCGTAAGATTGGAAACATTACAGCTAAAATGCAACCAGCTATTTACAAGGTAGAAAAATGGGCATTCGAATGGGGTTTTCATTTATCTGTGGAAAAAACTCAAGTCAtctgtttttcaaagaaaagagcTAATCCTGCTATAGAAATTAAGTTATATGGACAAGTTTTAAAGCAAGTCAATACCATTAGGTACCTGGGAGTGTGGTTTGATGTAAAGTTAACGTTTAAGGAACACATTCAGAAGATGATTGAGAAGTGCAAGAAGGGTATTAATGTCTTGAAATGCTTAGCAGGGTACAACTGGGGAGCTTCAGGAACGTCCCTAAAAAGAATTTATATTGCTGATTAGATACATTTTTTGATTATGGATGTATTGTGTACAGATCTACATCAAAGACACACCTTAACGAACTTGACAGAATGCAGGCTAAAAGTCTCAGAATATGTTGTGGTGCATTTAGAACTTCTCCTGTACCAGCGCTGCAAGTAGAGACAGGAGAAATGCCATTACACCTCAGGCGTCTGAAATTGAGTATGGCTTATTGGGACAATTTAAAAGGACATAACGCATCTCATCCTACTAAGGAGGTCCTTAATGAATGTTGGGAATATGGCAGGTCTCAGATCTGTAGCTTTGGCTGGGAAGCTAACAGATTAGCAAGTCAGTTGGAGATAGAGGACATAACATGCAGTAAGACTTTGCCTCTGGCCACAACCTCACCTTGGTTATTTAGTTCCCCTAGGGTGATTATAGAAACTAAAGAAAATGTAGGGCAATATCTGAGTATGTGCTACAatacaacaaaaatatatacagacgCATCAAAAGATTGTGAGGGTAAGACTGGCATAGGGGTGTATATTCCTGAAtctgatatatatattaaaaagagGGCTACTGATCAGTTATCCATTTTTGCAGCTAAAATGGCAGCCATCATAATTGCATTGCAATGGCTAGAAGAGACTAGGCTCCCTAAAGCAATGATTTGTTCTGACTCAATGTCATCTCTCAGTTCTATTCAAATTGGAGAATCAACATGTAGACAGGATCTATTGaatgaaataaatcaaataatttTTGCAATTAATCAACAGGGAAGGACAGTCCAGTTTGTGTGGGTTCCTGCTCATAAAGGTGTTGAAGGGAATGAGGAAGCAGACAAGCTGGCAAAAGAGGCAACGAAAGAAGAGGAGGTTCAATTAAACATTCCACTCAGTAAGTCAGAGATCAAGGTACTCATCAAACAAAAAATTAATACAATGTGGCAGTCTGAATGGGATaaggagaaaaagggtaggCATCTTTACAAATTACAACAAGAAATCGTAGGGAAAAAGAATAGTTAAATAAACAGACAGGAGGAGGTATGGTTCTACAGAATGAGGATCGGTCACACTGCTCTAAACAGTAATTTATTTATCATGAACAAACATCCATCTGGAAATTGTGAGGTTTGTGGAGTAAGAGGATGTAGAACATGTTCTGCTAAGTTGTGAAAGATTttctagacagagagaaaaactgaaaaggaCGGTTagtgcagaaaaaaagagttttctCCTTGGAAACGTTATTGGGTGAGCCAAGAGCAGGAAGTATTACTGGGTCCATAGTGTCATTTATTAAAGAAACACAATTAGCGATTAGGATTTAgaactcttgttttgttttgatttatttggtTTTACTggttttgttatattttatttttatattttattttgattcaaTTTTCTTTAAAGATCCCCAATGAACTGCACCTCAGTCCAGTAGATGGCGGTAACACACGTAGCTTGTAAACCGCCATTAAACtctacagaagaagaagaagaagtataaattGGGCTTTAGTCTGCCGAAGTCAGTAGGTGTATAGCATGAGGGGTGTGCTGGACAGTAAAGTAGGGAGGTTAAACAACTGGATTGACTAGTgtgttaaataaaacaaatataccCACCAATAGTACACTTATGATAATGTATCCACAgtaggctgctgtgtgtgtgtgtgtgtgtggggggggggtctagatcaggggttttcaaccgggggtccgtggccccctggtggtccgcgatggcattgcagggggtccgcgacatgagcctatgttgatcagttcaccattgaatttttttatttttatgaattcgctttgatatttcaacacatttccagattattCTTGAATATTGTTAAAAatatcgaagaaattacactgacaactGCTACAGGCGGagtatgtgcgcggggggagggggcgtggtgacagcggttagtgatctaccctgataactgcacatatttaagtgttataggcagaatatctgtgcagggggagggggcgtggcggcggctagcgatgcaccctgataatttcacatattgaagtgttataggcagaatatctgtgcaggtgGAGGGAGCGTGGCGGCGGCAGTGGTTACAAACAATCATGCGcatgcaggcacatcagtgggccgcaaattactttctagtcagaatggtggtccctgggaaaaaaacagttgaaaacccctggtctagaTGGTATCAAGAGTGGTATGAACATATGTATctgagaacgtgtgtgtgtggtgaagatgGTGTCaccagtggagtgtgtgggtgtatgtgtgaacatATCCACAGTAGACTGGAGTGTGCGAAACACTGGGTTTTTGGTTTATTCgggcaagtatgtgtgtgtttggggggacgggggggttCAGCAGCAGGACTTGATAGTACTGAGCTGTTTCAGCACTCCGGTCCTGGGGAGACCCCACCATGGAGACCAGCTTgatgtggtgtggggggggggggcaggtccAACAGCCTCTCACAGAACCCTTATCTAGTgtctgagagggaggggagatgcACCATTAGagcactgacatacacacagtaaggtTATAGTCCTTGTTTCAAGGTAATACGGACTTGACAGGATGATGGCTAATCTTGAGCACTGCTATGGGTCTGTCTGCATgctatctgtgtctgtggtgtggagtTTGGACATGAGACTGGGGCTCTGAATCTGACCATCAAGGATTTTTACGACAAACTGAGTCTTAACCTAACAACCGGGTGGctgttttttcctcccctctgaAAAGCAATCGATACCTCTGCAATTATGTGTAGAAACATTTAGACAGGTAATTATATCAACTTACTTCACATGTGACGTCTCTGGTTGAGTGTCTCCTGCTGAGCAGGAGAGTCCTGCCTGCGTCTGGTGCTGAGCCTTGATGACCAGGAAGGGGCACTTCACTGAGAGGACAGAAACATGGAGAGCAGAAGGTGAGTCCGGATGatggcatcagtgtgtgtgtgtgtgtgtgtgtgtgtgtgtctttgcatgcatgtgtgtgtttgaattttgCACATTTCTGATGTAGAAGAGGGTGTATGCTGTGCTGTTCGTCtctttgcgtttgtgtgtgtgtgggtaccttTCTGGTGTAAAAAAGCATGTAGGCagtgctggctctctctctgagtaCAGCCTCCTGAGTGGTGGGGGAGACATCCTCATCATTAAGAGAGAGCCAGAGTCCCCCTTCCTCCGCGCAGTCACTTGTGTAATGACCTGGAGGTGTCAGTCAACCACAGATCACtaaccaaacacactcacacctcccaTATGTGTGCTCCTTATAGagtctgtttctgtgatgtCCATACTCATACAGACAACTTTAAATATGGGTcttatttgcctgtgtgtgtgtgtgtgtgtgtgtgtgtgtgtgtgtgtgtgtgtgtgtgtgtgtgtgtgtgtgtgtgtgtgtgtcttaccccaGTCCGCATTGGTCCCAATGTGGCTCAGCACACTCATTAGGGAGTAGGTGGAGCTGCCTCCCTCCTGACAGAAGAATCACAAGTGTCATTTATACATCATGGGGCTCATGTTGTTTACACACTATCactatacaaaacacacattaccaTACTTACATTACAACCGTTCAGCACCACCATAGTGGAACACTCATAGtacaacacacatgaacacattactCATTTCACTACCCTCAATAACTCATGTAACCTTTTTCACATAAATGACTTCCACTTGAGCCAAACTAAGATCTCAGCCTaagtgtctccctgtgtgtctcaccaccttctctctctctgtccctgcctctAGCTCCTGAGTGATGGAGGATGCTGGgtaaaaggaaggaaggagggaacgATGAGCTTCTTCTACAGCATCAACTCAGTCACCTCTGACTATCGATTTTAAATTAATAGTTTACATGCAAAGATGCTAGTGTTTTTGAGAATCGATACACTATCATAAAACATAATATTGTGATTTCTTACACCCCTAATCAGCATGTGTGTTCTGTAGGAATCAGACCCATAACCTTGGTTTTGTTGTTAGCAATGGTTCTGCGAGTTGAGGCACAGGGACACACGCAAGTTCATtggtgtgacgtgtgtgagcagagaggagactTGCCTTCAGAGGAAGACGCCCCCCCCAGAGTAGAGGTGGCTGCAGGGCAGCGGCCTGATCCTGCACTGGGGGCCGGAACCTGAGGGGACTCGCCACACCTTCCTGCAATGTCCTCAGTCCTGAAAATGATTtataattagtgtgtgtgtgtgtgtgtgtgtgtgtgtgtgtgtgtgtgtgtgtgtgtgtgtgtgtgtgtgtgtgtgtgtgtgtgtgtgtgtgtgtgtgtgtgtgtgtgagtgagtgagtgagtgagtgagtgagtgagtgagtgagagaaacacagttagaaaatatattttactgtGATAAATTCAAATCACTCCCAAAGTGTATTTTACACAAGCCCCCTGGTGGACCACAAAGGCTAAGGCTGTTCCATGTGAACGGTTATTAGCCTGAGAGAATTTCCAAAACTTTCCTGCCATGTCCTCAGTCCTGGAAACACACATTatcattgtgtgcgtgtgtgtgtgtgtgtgtgtgtgtgagagagagagaagcacagttaCAAAATATTTCACTGTTATATGTAAGGCCCATACAACTAGTGAAGCCTATTTTTCACCAGATCTTCAGTATTTTGTCGCCGCCTGGTGGACCTTCAAGGCTAAGACTGTTACATGTGAACAGGTATTTTCATAACAAATCTCCAAATGAatagaatcatttaaaatagaCAGGGTATAGATAGGTAGTCTTGAGTCTGTTCCATTTCTCGGCTACATGCAtgtatgggcgtgtgtgtgtgtttgtgccagattgtttgtgagtgtgtgtggatgtgtgcgcatgcttgtttgtatgtgtgtgtgtttaagtgtatcaCCACCTTTGTTTGATCTGGAGCTCTGCCTCCAGCTGAAGCGGTGCCATGCTTTTGGTGAGGGTGAAGGGGCAAAACCTCTTCAGGTGTAAAATGAGAAccctagagagaaagagaataattATAATCTGGTCCATAGGAGATATCTCTCCATCAGGACCGATGCCAGTGGGATGaatgattggctgctgtgggttACTCTGGTAAACAGGAGGAGTACAGGAGTAACTCTGTTACATTGGTGGCAATGGTGTTTGTACAGGTGTCTCgtgtgtctcgtgtgtttctcatgtgtgtctcatgtgtctcgtgtgtttctcatgtgtgtctcgtgtgtgtctcatgtgtgtctCATATGTGTCTCATGTGCCTCAtgtgtgtctcatgtctctcatgtgtgtgtctcatgtgtctCATATGTCTCGTGTGTTGGTGCTTAAGCGGAGGTCAGTGGAGGCAGGCAAACTTACTGAGGTAGTGTGTAGAAACTACACCTCAGGCTCGACACCTGACCCCCACACCGCTCGCACCTGTACTCAACTTCTGATTCCTGTTGGCACAAACACATGTGACaaaccagtttgtgtgtgtgtgtgtgtgtgagagagagtatgtgtgtgtgtgtgctctgactacATTGTGTGTATAGAGATTGAGATTGACTGTTAGTAACATACGTTGAAGTAGAGCTCCAGGCTGTTTTGGACTGTGCCCTGCGCAACCATTTGGAGGGAGAGGTAGGTGGagatctcctccctcctgctctcaaCTCCACAGCTGCtcatcaaacaaaaacacacatgaggGCTACAGATCAATGcttcacacacaggaataatgTCTGTAGATCTGCCCTTATATCAGCCTGACTAACCTCCTGCAAGATCTTATGTGCTGGAGCTggaaggagagcagagtgtCCACTGGGCACTGATAGGACACATCCCCCATCTGGAGGGTGTGCCCAATGTCCTTGAGGCCCAGAAGACACTCCGAAAGGAACTCATGGgcgtcctgcacacacacaggcacatatatgacaaacacacagatgcatacagacataaaacatgtcaacatgaacagaaatgcacatccacacacatattttacatACGTTGAGCCTTGCAATGATATGGCTTACAATGTCATCAAAAGCTGTATACATGAGAATTGATTAAGTTCATAGTATCTGatttcatgtctgtgttctcACGTTCTGTGAGTTCCCCTTGAATTCTTGGTTGCGCAGGGCGATGCAGtccttcagctccatcagcaCTGCCGCCTTCAGCTCCCTGTCCGTGGATTTCCTCAGGCACCAGAGACCCACAAAGGagctttggagagagagagggggttgaggggagtgtttatgtttgtgttcatgggatcatttatgtctgtgtgcaaatgtgcatttgtgtgcatgggtgtgtgtttgtatgtaagagtgtgtgtgtgtttgtatgtgattaTATgttagtttgtgagtgtgtgtgtgtatgtgagcgtgtcagtgagtgtgtgtgtgtgtgtgtgtacttacctgAGAAGCAGTGCTGA
This genomic interval from Clupea harengus unplaced genomic scaffold, Ch_v2.0.2, whole genome shotgun sequence contains the following:
- the LOC122130435 gene encoding ubiquitin carboxyl-terminal hydrolase 37-like → MSILFNQRKKVLAEQCLERRPRHWLRRLFRKNKTGDAGIPAILEPSPVSGDVPQISSTLATLESSTLVTPASPETPSPGAPQGEEVPSPDTPKGCDPLDQLMVQLVEESRSPSRGRKKRARSAPVALLIAPEAPKSRARTPPVALLIAPEAPKSRARVSPEAPKIRARTPPVTLLIALEAPERKPHVLPAQQLKCRGLPNLGQTCYINSTLQCLFALQPLCIQLLLQEETWRQEPSALLLSSFVGLWCLRKSTDRELKAAVLMELKDCIALRNQEFKGNSQNDAHEFLSECLLGLKDIGHTLQMGDVSYQCPVDTLLSFQLQHIRSCRSCGVESRREEISTYLSLQMVAQGTVQNSLELYFNESEVEYRCERCGGQVSSLRCSFYTLPQVLILHLKRFCPFTLTKSMAPLQLEAELQIKQRTEDIAGRCGESPQVPAPSAGSGRCPAATSTLGGASSSEASSITQELEAGTEREKEGGSSTYSLMSVLSHIGTNADWGHYTSDCAEEGGLWLSLNDEDVSPTTQEAVLRERASTAYMLFYTRK